In one window of Calypte anna isolate BGI_N300 chromosome 1, bCalAnn1_v1.p, whole genome shotgun sequence DNA:
- the DZIP1 gene encoding zinc finger protein DZIP1: MPFTERAYYPPAEGATGTGAGPIPFPAFQFRSRHERPDWRRLSAVDVGRVWREGDMSVLQEHLEHVTFCNAEGERCPHCQGPAEPLLLKLLRLSQLSTEYLLHSQEYLKVQLSRLEEALQTTQAQRDQLSKEVAQGVQEIKALKEECRRRKKMISTQQMMLEARATYHQCQLCEKAFMSYSFLQSHMQRRHPEECQIEQKRKAKTDKLQDEIDKLKEQLQLTKSQLEAEQQANMVKFSKECEQQKSKEEEILQSFQKWKEEEKEKLSDEIEKVKDMFMKEFKELSSRNAILENHLVELQKSNMQQKSNLGTLKDSQEFTEETPQSPQDYHNVVKLLEKQENKWTSRIQALHHDHEAEKSLLLSQLEKLKSSVREDLNKTNTFYRRRIEELGQRLQEQNDLIVTQKNQIKELLTRSVASIKPYDVNTTAERLEESKPSLPVMHETEKGDLKTGRSNHYLINALKTWPSLVKELRAVLEQALEEKLESLGIKAGVRGIPNDRLNKILRAIEAARECKQKQEPDIQRIREDLERQISFRVEEKSSSFNRHVSCPQLPSEDKQKFSQLGSSSSSTPQKPAKRSSTAVRPAEQRAALPENTSTPKSKKPFGNEVSRKTSSITTPPFSSEEEVNEDDFKQAYKSPEFLQKQSKASNDKVSAFQKVPGKSNMDGPEESEGEETGTPAKTSKGTVIQKLTEQVGKSLSNRGNKNKPAGGINVAQAFVKKEEVQELKLTETDEDDWDISSVEDFLLMKDDKGQKAATAQKNESNAASVVQAWGLQKPNVQKEEGPHETDKTSTLKSSLVTVTDWSDSSDI, translated from the exons ATG CCCTTCACCGAACGCGCCTACTACCCGCCGGCGGAGGGGGCAACCGGCACCGGCGCGGGGCCCATTCCGTTCCCCGCCTTCCAGTTCCGCAGCCGCCATGAGCGCCCGGACTGGCGGCGGCTGAGCGCCGTGGACGTGGGCCGTGTGTGGCGGGAGGGGGACATGTCGGTCCTGCAGGAGCACCTGGAGCACGTCACCTTCTGCAACGCCGAGGGGGAGCGCTGCCCCCACTGCCAGGGCCCCGCCGAGCCGCTGCTCCTCAAGCTGCTGCGCCTGTCTCAGCTCAGCACCGAGTACCTGCTGCACTCTCAGGAGTACCTCAAAGTCCAGCTCAGCAGGTTGGAGGAGGCCCTGCAGACCACCCAGGCCCAGCGCGACCAGCTGAGCAAAGAGGTGGCCCAAGGCGTACAGGAGATCAAGGCGCTCAAGGAGGAGTGCCGCCGGAGGAAGAAGATGATCAGCACCCAGCAGATGATGCTGGAGGCCCGAGCCACCTACCACCAG TGTCAGTTATGTGAAAAGGCTTTTATGAGCTATTCCTTTTTACAAAGTCACATGCAAAGGCGTCACCCAGAAGAATGTCAAATTG aacagaagaggaaagcGAAGACAGACAAGTTGCAGGATGAGATTGATAAACTGAAGGAGCAGTTACAGCTCACCAAGTCCCAGTTAGAGGCTGAACAGCAGGCTAATATGGTCAAGTTTTCTAAG gagTGTGAAcagcaaaaatcaaaagaagaggaaatcctACAATcatttcagaaatggaaagaggaggaaaaagagaaattgtcTGATGAAATAGAAAAAGTGAAAGACATGTTTATGAAAGAGTTTAAGGAGTTATCTTCAAGAAATGCAATATTAGAAAAT CACCTGGTAGAATTACAGAAGTCCAATATGCAACAAAAGTCCAATTTAGGAACACTGAAAGACAGCCAAGAATTTACAGAAGAGACACCTCAGAGTCCTCAGGATTACCACAATGTGGTTAAACTTCTTGAAAAACAG gaaaacaaatggacATCTAGAATACAAGCCCTTCATCATGACCACGAGGCAGAAAAGTCACTG CTACTGTCACAGCTTGAAAAGCTTAAATCATCAGTGAGAGAAGACCTGAATAAAACTAATACCTTTTACAGGAGGAGGATAGAagagctggggcagaggctCCAGGAACAGAATGATCTGATTGTTACTCAAAAGAATCAG ATTAAAGAATTGTTGACAAGATCTGTTGCAAGCATCAAACCATATGATG TGAACACTACTGCAGAGCGTCTTGAAGAATCCAAACCAAGCCTGCCTGTGATGCATG aaactgaaaaaggtGATCTTAAAACAGGTAGAAGTAACCACTATTTAATAAATGCTTTGAAGACTTGGCCTTCTTTAGTTAAAGAATTACGAGCTGTTTTGGAGCAAGCCCTGGAGGAGAAGTTGGAATCCTTGGGAATTAAAGCA GGTGTTCGTGGTATCCCAAATGATCGCTTAAATAAAATTCTGCGTGCTATTGAAGCTGCTCGAGAATGCAAACAGAAGCAAGAGCCTGACATTCAGAGGATTCGAGAGGATCTTGAACGCCAGATTAGCTTTAGGGTTGAAGAGAAATCATCGTCCTTTAATAGACATGTTTCCTGTCCTCAGCTTCCTtcagaag ATAAGCAGAAGTTCAGTCAGTTGGGAAGTTCCTCATCCAGCACCCCACAAAAACCCGCGAAGCGATCTTCCACAGCCGTGCGCCCAGCTGAACAAAGAGCAGCCCTGCCTGAGAATACTTCTACTCCAAA ATCCAAGAAGCCTTTTGGAAATGAAGTTTCCAGAAAGACATCAAGTATCAc AACTCCACCATTCAGTTCAGAAGAAGAAGTAAACGAAGATGATTTTAAGCAGGCTTACAAATCACCAGAATTCCTGCAGAAGCAGTCAAAAGCATCAAATGACAAAGTCAGTGCTTTTCAGAAGGTTCCTGGCAAAAGCAATATGGATGGGCCAGAGGAGAGTGAAGGTGAAGAAACTGGAACACCTGCCAAAACTTCAAAAG GAACAGTTATTCAAAAACTGACAGAACAAGTTGGAAAGAGCCTTTCTAACCGTGGGAATAAGAACAAACCAGCTGGAGGGATTAACGTTGCGCAGGCGTTTGTTAAGAAAGAAGAGGTGCAAGAACTGAAG CTCACAGAAACTGATGAAGATGATTGGGATATATCATCAGTAGAAGACTTTTTATTAATGAAAGATGATAAGGGCCAGAAGGCAGCAACAGCTCAGAAAAATGAGTCAAATGCTGCATCTGTGGTACAAGCATGGGGTCTTCAAAAGCCAAATGTACAAAAGGAGGAAG GTCCTCATGAAACCGATAAGACCAGCACGTTAAAAAGCAGCTTAGTCACTGTAACAGACTGGAGTGATTCTTCAGATATATGA